Proteins from a single region of Fodinibius sp. Rm-B-1B1-1:
- the hpf gene encoding ribosome hibernation-promoting factor, HPF/YfiA family translates to MKTTFTARHFDANKELHQYAEDAVQKLDQFYDRILTCDIVLQPVPDDENPQQAELNVKVPQKLINAKEQASSYEQAINMVIENVTRQLKKYKSKTLHKR, encoded by the coding sequence ATGAAAACCACATTCACGGCAAGACACTTCGATGCAAATAAAGAACTCCATCAATACGCCGAAGATGCGGTGCAGAAATTAGACCAGTTTTATGACCGAATATTAACCTGTGATATTGTTTTACAACCCGTACCTGATGATGAAAATCCACAGCAAGCCGAATTGAATGTAAAAGTGCCTCAAAAACTTATTAATGCCAAAGAGCAAGCCTCCTCTTACGAGCAGGCTATCAATATGGTGATTGAAAACGTCACACGTCAGCTCAAAAAGTACAAAAGCAAAACGCTACACAAACGATAG
- the xerA gene encoding site-specific tyrosine recombinase/integron integrase, which translates to MKKAIEKYLRYLKVERNASEHTITSYKNDLTQFLNFCSVQFNVDEDELDIVGIERLTIRLWLGELSEHGLAKSSIARKVAAVRSFFKYCFKRGIVEQNPAHLLIVPKKDKPLPKTANAEDLNRMMELAEGNSADSTQNRAILETLYGTGIRLSELVNLNEEDINFTLNQIKVLGKGAKQRIVPFGKQAGKALKNHLETKPELYGERTDADARKAVFIAASGQRLYPRAVQRIVKDFLQRASEVTQKSPHVLRHSFATHLLDQGADIRVIKELLGHANLAATQVYTHTSVERLKNVYEIAHPRAKN; encoded by the coding sequence ATGAAGAAAGCGATTGAAAAATATCTACGCTATTTAAAGGTCGAGCGCAATGCCTCGGAACACACCATTACTTCGTACAAAAATGACCTTACACAATTCCTAAACTTTTGCAGTGTCCAGTTTAATGTTGATGAAGACGAATTGGATATTGTCGGCATTGAAAGACTCACCATTCGTCTTTGGCTGGGAGAGTTGTCGGAACACGGCTTGGCCAAAAGTTCGATCGCAAGAAAAGTAGCCGCTGTACGTTCGTTTTTTAAGTACTGCTTTAAACGAGGCATTGTAGAACAAAATCCTGCTCACTTACTCATTGTACCCAAGAAAGATAAACCATTGCCTAAAACCGCCAATGCCGAAGATTTAAACCGGATGATGGAACTGGCCGAGGGAAATTCAGCTGATTCGACACAGAATAGAGCTATTTTAGAAACGTTATATGGCACCGGAATTCGACTGAGCGAACTGGTGAATTTAAATGAGGAAGACATCAATTTTACGCTCAACCAAATTAAGGTGCTCGGTAAGGGAGCCAAACAGCGAATCGTTCCCTTTGGCAAGCAAGCAGGAAAAGCACTAAAAAATCATCTTGAAACAAAACCAGAACTCTACGGCGAACGGACAGATGCAGATGCGCGAAAAGCTGTTTTTATTGCAGCCAGCGGTCAACGATTGTATCCGCGGGCGGTACAGCGCATTGTAAAAGACTTTTTGCAACGGGCCAGCGAGGTGACACAGAAAAGTCCACATGTTTTGCGACACAGTTTTGCTACCCACCTGTTGGATCAAGGTGCCGACATCAGAGTCATTAAAGAATTACTGGGCCATGCCAATTTAGCCGCTACTCAAGTTTACACGCATACTTCAGTTGAACGACTAAAAAACGTTTATGAAATAGCTCATCCAAGAGCTAAAAACTAA
- a CDS encoding RNA methyltransferase, whose translation MDQSLKKELITYLREFATTSRWETINKVLEKRTRYLTVVLEDIYQPHNASAVLRSCDCFGIQDVHIIENKNEFDPNKGVTIGADKWISLQSHNQPKQNNTAACFEQLKGQGYQIIATTPHENDVNIDEVSLDQKTALLFGAELTGLSDYALEHADGYAKIPMQGFSESFNISVSAALCLYELSQRMRAQRDDWQLDENEIIDLQLDWLKKTVRAPEKLIDRYLSEREE comes from the coding sequence ATGGATCAGAGCCTAAAAAAAGAACTTATTACCTATTTACGAGAATTTGCAACGACCAGCCGCTGGGAAACCATAAATAAGGTGCTGGAGAAAAGAACTCGGTATTTGACGGTCGTACTTGAGGATATTTATCAGCCTCATAATGCCAGTGCGGTATTACGGAGCTGCGATTGTTTTGGGATTCAGGATGTGCACATCATCGAAAACAAAAATGAGTTTGATCCCAATAAAGGGGTAACTATTGGCGCTGATAAATGGATTAGCCTACAGTCTCATAATCAGCCTAAACAAAATAATACGGCCGCCTGTTTTGAACAATTGAAGGGGCAAGGATATCAGATCATTGCGACGACTCCTCACGAAAATGATGTTAATATTGATGAGGTTTCGTTAGATCAAAAAACAGCGCTGTTATTTGGGGCTGAACTTACGGGACTTTCGGATTATGCGCTGGAACATGCCGATGGGTATGCAAAAATTCCGATGCAGGGATTTAGTGAAAGTTTTAACATATCAGTAAGTGCGGCGCTTTGCCTTTATGAATTGAGTCAGCGAATGCGGGCCCAACGAGATGATTGGCAATTAGATGAAAACGAGATTATCGACTTGCAGCTCGATTGGCTTAAAAAGACGGTTCGGGCTCCAGAAAAGCTTATTGATCGGTATCTTTCGGAAAGGGAGGAGTGA
- the hprK gene encoding HPr(Ser) kinase/phosphatase, translating to MPFGDHESIPKKEKISVSYLVERLQERVQIDLENFVAEGNADQRYVTEADLHRPGLALAGFVKLFTHQRIQIIGNTESNYIQDLSKEEQIKAFKKLTQYDIPVLILTHENQLPNYLLDLAEEAGIPVYGTPLETTQFMHLTRDFLEDQFALQTMVHGSMVDVYGIGILIAGKSGIGKSEVALDLVERGHRLVADDVVILTKKNNVLMTSATEMNKHFMEIRGLGIIDIMSMFGIRAIRYQKRLEVVLELSLWDESKDIERTGLNRDVTSVLGVDIPLINLPITPGKNITVIAEVIAMNYLLRHYGYDAAEAFQDKVKTHIADKAKAADPMPRRAIEYFEGDIE from the coding sequence ATGCCTTTCGGTGATCACGAATCAATACCAAAAAAAGAAAAAATCTCGGTTTCCTATCTGGTAGAACGTTTACAAGAACGCGTTCAAATAGATCTGGAAAACTTTGTGGCCGAAGGCAATGCCGATCAGCGCTATGTTACCGAGGCGGATCTACACCGCCCCGGGCTGGCGCTGGCCGGATTTGTTAAATTGTTTACTCATCAGCGCATCCAGATTATTGGAAATACCGAAAGCAATTATATCCAAGATCTTTCTAAAGAAGAACAGATTAAAGCTTTTAAAAAGCTGACCCAATATGATATTCCTGTTTTAATACTTACCCACGAAAACCAGTTACCCAACTACCTTTTAGATCTTGCCGAAGAAGCTGGCATTCCCGTGTACGGGACCCCCCTTGAAACCACGCAATTTATGCACTTAACGCGCGACTTTCTCGAAGATCAGTTTGCGCTACAGACTATGGTACACGGTTCAATGGTTGATGTGTATGGTATTGGCATTCTGATCGCCGGAAAATCGGGGATCGGCAAAAGTGAGGTAGCCCTCGATTTAGTAGAACGTGGGCACCGTCTTGTGGCTGATGACGTGGTCATCCTGACAAAGAAAAACAACGTACTGATGACCTCTGCCACCGAAATGAATAAACATTTTATGGAAATTCGGGGACTGGGCATTATCGACATTATGTCGATGTTCGGCATTCGGGCTATCCGCTATCAAAAGCGGCTGGAGGTGGTCTTAGAACTTTCGCTTTGGGATGAATCTAAAGATATAGAACGCACGGGCTTAAACAGGGATGTAACTTCCGTATTAGGGGTTGATATTCCACTCATCAACCTACCTATTACACCGGGTAAAAATATCACCGTAATTGCCGAGGTTATTGCTATGAATTACTTGCTGCGTCATTACGGCTATGATGCGGCCGAAGCATTTCAAGATAAAGTTAAGACACATATCGCCGATAAAGCAAAAGCAGCGGACCCTATGCCCCGCCGGGCAATTGAATACTTTGAAGGCGATATCGAGTAA
- a CDS encoding M23 family metallopeptidase has product MALNNYFYYDEQTCEFVPVEYNSLERIIYTACIWILCGVVLSGIGISILSFSVGTPAEIALKAENQELINQLEQTKTKIQDLDQEVEQLAKADNEMYRSVLGMEEIPYDEREAGAGGADVYSEFDVYSQETSEILKWTAENLESLERSINIQKMSFNEIKSYYNNNSTKLKHIPAIKPTEGILLSGFGMRFHPVLRYETQHDGLDFRANVGSKIYATGDGVVKYAGLKGTFGRLLIIDHDYGYETYYAHLSSFAKGINPGTKVKRGDLIGFSGKSGRVSGPHLHYEVRKDGSPVDPINFLFADTTPEEYMMYKDIVENNHRSMD; this is encoded by the coding sequence ATGGCTTTGAATAACTATTTCTACTACGACGAGCAGACCTGTGAGTTTGTGCCCGTCGAGTACAACAGTTTGGAACGTATTATTTATACGGCTTGCATATGGATTTTATGTGGTGTCGTACTTTCGGGGATTGGCATTTCTATTCTTTCTTTTTCGGTAGGCACTCCTGCAGAAATTGCGCTAAAAGCTGAAAATCAGGAATTAATCAATCAGCTGGAACAAACAAAAACCAAAATACAGGATCTGGATCAGGAGGTAGAGCAACTTGCCAAAGCCGATAATGAGATGTACCGGTCGGTATTGGGCATGGAAGAGATTCCATATGACGAGCGCGAAGCCGGTGCTGGTGGTGCTGATGTATATTCAGAGTTTGATGTATACAGCCAGGAGACCTCAGAAATATTGAAGTGGACGGCCGAAAATCTCGAAAGCCTGGAGCGCAGTATCAATATCCAGAAAATGAGTTTCAATGAGATTAAAAGCTATTACAACAACAATAGTACCAAATTAAAACATATTCCCGCTATTAAACCCACTGAAGGTATTCTTTTAAGTGGTTTTGGAATGCGGTTCCATCCGGTACTTCGGTATGAAACCCAGCATGATGGCCTCGATTTTCGAGCGAACGTAGGTAGTAAAATCTATGCCACGGGGGATGGTGTTGTCAAATATGCCGGTTTAAAAGGAACATTTGGACGACTCCTGATTATCGACCATGATTACGGCTATGAAACATATTACGCGCACCTCTCCTCTTTCGCAAAGGGAATAAATCCCGGTACGAAAGTAAAGCGGGGAGATCTCATTGGCTTTTCGGGTAAATCGGGACGAGTCTCAGGACCACATTTGCATTACGAAGTTCGGAAAGATGGTTCCCCGGTCGATCCTATCAACTTTTTATTTGCTGATACAACGCCCGAGGAATACATGATGTATAAAGATATTGTTGAGAATAACCATCGCTCGATGGACTAA